The following are from one region of the Trichoderma breve strain T069 chromosome 5, whole genome shotgun sequence genome:
- a CDS encoding rasGEF domain-containing protein, with the protein MVQPSASQQQHLTYMATDSSSSGSQRLRSGSETPTAAATARRPSAFSVLSSTSSSAGSWSRASAASTDQSFPSRTSSNAAFVPRPSSPNRDSFISIVDDPFFQHLDSLDSPASVVPDSYKPIEFESETLAEIPFSPETPRNRSHADSCRISQSQQSSAMESFNIAIIGAIGVGKSTFVQRILGLSRPPISTASSVRIVVDSAAYMITLLELDLDSFELNTPHPIQWPKQINGHIVPRVDAALVLYDVTNKDTIRELPQTLAALTNSNMPAMLVATKCEAPEEERQVNPDELANHTLFRSCLAHFKISSTSPEIDRTCLHAILRAAVAHRRDETGEMGAARKRAQSAANLDAPDPSAGRPISEGRHNRASSDFSLLRGFAAPSTGTPVADGHAQKQASRSPHRGGRANDSFLDVDESDTDSRRYSDDIPILQRNDDVVVEKQQKMAGVPFDDLVDRLLALPLSRADLNFFDVFLCLYRKFAAPGELFSAILMRLDRVRDDKTVHHLTKTATQLRIIETVAKWASLYPGDFARLTTRRNLDEFIRYLSTEPIFCIAARQMHRNLTLHVIEDDDTGWANADDADDQLASDILSKELSELPAGLTALQFEEDNFERPSVSSENLNRVVGSGGQIQLYSYEDYDREAATLDPTDHLPMNKFRYRIFIEIKDDDIADELTRIDWIMFSSIRIRDFVRHVSLPASQKESCKSLNNVNRMINHFNHVAKWVANMILLRDKAKHRALVLEKFMNIALKLRQLNNYNGLAAVLAGINGTAIHRLAQTKALVSPETHKKFARLVILMGTQKSHFAYRLAWENSPLPRIPFMPLHRRDLVSAEEGSKTFVGPNGDRINWKKFEVLGEVLLPLMKSQGSPYPNLSKNDNVRELILGCHMTTDEEEIYQRSLEVEGSSSGGGALEPTKKIFPWLK; encoded by the exons ATGGTCCAGCCGAGTGCATCCCAACAACAGCACCTTACTTACATGGCCACAgacagcagctcctccgGGTCCCAACGTTTGCGCTCCGGCTCCGAGACCCCGACTGCTGCGGCCACAGCTCGACGCCCTTCGGCCTTTTCAGTCCTCAGCAGCACCTCGAGCAGTGCCGGCTCCTGGTCCagagcttcagcagcatctaCTGATCAAAGCTTTCCTTCACGCACCAGCTCAAACGCCGCCTTTGTTCCCCGTCCGTCGAGTCCCAACCGCGATTCCTTCATCTCGATTGTCGACGACCCCTTCTTCCAACACCTAGACAGCCTCGACTCCCCTGCCTCTGTCGTCCCCGATTCGTACAAGCCAATCGAGTTCGAATCAGAGACATTGGCGGAGATCCCCTTCTCGCCCGAGACCCCTCGCA ACCGCTCCCATGCTGACAGTTGTCGCATTTCCCAGTCACAGCAATCCTCCGCCATGGAGAGCTtcaacattgccatcattggCGCCATAGGCGTCGGCAAGTCGACATTTGTTCAGCGAATCCTCGGCCTGTCGCGCCCACCCATATCTACCGCGTCTAGTGTTCGCATCGTCGTCGATTCCGCCGCTTATATGATTACCCTTCTCGAGCTGGACTTGGATTCCTTCGAGTTGAACACACCGCATCCCATCCAGTGGCCGAAGCAGATCAACGGCCACATCGTACCCCGTGTCGACGCTGCCTTGGTGCTTTACGATGTTACAAACAAGGACACCATCCGCGAACTTCCTCAGACCTTGG CTGCTTTGACAAACTCCAACATGCCCGCCATGCTAGTCGCGACCAAATGCGAGGCACCCGAGGAAGAACGACAGGTCAATCCCGATGAGCTGGCCAACCATACCCTCTTCAGATCTTGCCTGGCCCACTTTAAGATATCCTCGACCAGCCCAGAAATAGATCGCACCTGTCTGCATGCCATTCTTAGGGCCGCCGTGGCTCATAGAAGGG ATGAGACGGGCGAGATGGGTGCTGCTCGTAAGAGAGCGCAATCCGCCGCGAATCTCGACGCCCCCGATCCCAGCGCCGGCAGACCCATTAGCGAAGGAAGGCATAATCGTGCCAGCTCCGACTTTTCACTGCTCCGCGGCTTTGCGGCTCCGTCAACCGGCACTCCTGTCGCAGATGGCCATGCCCAGAAGCAGGCGTCCAGGAGTCCACACCGAG GCGGCCGCGCAAACGACTCCTtcctcgacgtcgacgaGTCCGACACTGATTCACGTCGATATTCCGACGACATTCCCATCTTGCAGCGAAACGATGACGTTGTTGtagagaagcagcaaaagatggcGGGCGTGCCTTTCGACGATCTTGTAGATCGCCTCCTGGCGTTGCCCCTTTCCAGGGCAGatctcaacttcttcgaTGTCTTTCTTTGCCTATATCGCAAGTTTGCTGCGCCCGGAGAGCTCTTCTCTGCCATCCTGATGCGGCTGGATCGCGTGAGAGATGACAAGACAGTTCACCATCTAACCAAGACGGCAACTCAGCTCAGAATCATCGAGACAGTAGCCAAGTGGGCGTCGCTGTATCCCGGCGACTTTGCCCGTCTAACTACGCGACGAAACTTGGACGAGTTCATCAGATATCTTTCCACGGAGCCGATTTTCTGCATCGCCGCGAGGCAGATGCACCGAAACCTTACTCTCCACGTCATCGAGGATGACGATACTGGCTGGGCCAacgccgacgatgccgacgaccAGCTGGCTAGCGACATTCTCTCCAAAGAACTGAGTGAGCTTCCGGCTGGACTGACCGCCCTGCagtttgaagaagacaaCTTTGAGAGGCCGTCTGTGAGCTCGGAGAACCTCAACAGGGTGGTCGGAAGCGGCGGCCAGATACAGCTTTACTCATATGAGGACTACGACAGAGAGGCTGCTACCTTGGACCCCACAGATCACCTACCAATGAACAAGTTTCGTTACCGCATCTTTATCGAAATCAAGGACGACGATATTGCTGATGAGCTGACTCGCATCGACTGGATCATGTTTTCTTCGATACGCATCCGCGATTTTGTCCGTCACGTCAGTCTACCGGCCAGTCAGAAAGAGAGCTGCAAGAGCTTGAACAACGTAAACCGCATGATTAACCATTTCAACCACGTCGCCAAGTGGGTTGCAAACATGATTCTCCTCCGGGATAAGGCGAAGCATCGAGCTCTCGTGCTGGAAAAATTTATGAATATTGCTCTCAAACTGCGCCAGCTTAACAACTACAACGGCTTAGCGGCCGTCCTGGCAGGAATCAATGGAACCGCAATCCACCGTCTCGCTCAAACAAAAGCTCTAGTTTCGCCAGAGACTCACAAGAAATTCGCGAGATTGGTTATCTTGATGGGCACACAGAAGAGTCACTTTGCCTACCGACTGGCCTGGGAAAACTCCCCCTTGCCCCGTATTCCCTTTATGCCCCTGCACCGTCGTGACCTGGTGTCTGCCGAGGAAGGCAGCAAAACCTTTGTTGGGCCCAATGGCGACCGCATCAACTGGAAAAAATTTGAGGTCCTCGGCGAAGTTCTTTTGCCCCTCATGAAGAGCCAGGGATCGCCGTATCCAAACCTTTCCAAGAACGACAATGTTCGAGAGCTAATTTTGGGTTGTCACATGACGACGGATGAAGAG GAGATTTACCAGCGAAGTCTTGAAGTCGAGGGTTCCTCGTCTGGTGGTGGAGCCTTGGAGCCTACCAAGAAAATCTTTCCATGGCTTAAATAA
- a CDS encoding DASH complex subunit dad3 domain-containing protein — protein sequence MEQQQHGSLLSPPELSPLEQEVLEEYERLSTNMKTLATLLDNLASNPTVGILDGLRELERKTSLAFTLLKASVYSIVLQQEIDWGAGGEEQGGEEAKEEETKVEEEDEEEAERL from the exons atggagcagcagcaacacggCAGCCTCCTCTCACCACCAGAACTCTCACCTCTAGAGCAGGAAGTTCTAGAAGAGTATGAGCGGCTATCAACAAACATGAAAACT CTGGCGACTTTGCTGGACAATCTGGCGTCGAACCCGACCGTCGGGATCCTCGACGGGCTGCGGGAGCTGGAGCGCAAGACGAGCTTGGCGTTTACGCTGCTCAAGGCGAGTGTGTATAGTATTGTGCTGCAGCAGGAGATTGATTGGGGGGCTGGGGGGGAGGAGCAGGGCGGGGAGGAGgcgaaagaggaggaaacgaaagtggaggaagaagatgaagaagaggcagagcggctgtga